In the Chroococcidiopsis sp. SAG 2025 genome, one interval contains:
- a CDS encoding NAD-dependent epimerase/dehydratase family protein yields MQVDKVLITGGAGLVGSHVTDLLIEQGVAEIVVLDNFTRGDRQNLRLSLERGSVKIVEGDIRDRQLLADLMQGVDLVFHQAAIRITQCAQEPRLAMEVLANGTFNVLEAAVNAKVKKVVAASSASIYGMAEAFPTTEKHHPYNNRTIYGAAKTFNEGLLRSFHDMYGLDYVALRYFNVYGPRMDIYGVYTEVLIRWMERITAGQAPLIFGDGKQTMDFVYIEDIARANILAAKADVTDEVFNIASGVESSLNDLAYSLARVMGSDLQPEYGAERKVNPVQRRLADTSKARELLGFEAQVPLEEGLRQLVKWWRDEKQAKETSNV; encoded by the coding sequence ATGCAGGTTGACAAAGTACTAATTACGGGCGGGGCTGGTTTAGTAGGTTCTCACGTCACTGACTTATTGATTGAGCAGGGAGTAGCTGAAATCGTCGTGCTTGATAACTTTACGCGCGGCGATCGGCAAAATCTGCGTTTGTCACTAGAGCGTGGTTCGGTGAAGATTGTCGAAGGTGACATTCGCGATCGCCAACTGCTTGCCGATCTGATGCAAGGTGTCGATCTCGTCTTCCACCAGGCAGCGATTCGCATTACTCAATGCGCCCAAGAACCGCGCTTAGCAATGGAAGTTCTAGCGAATGGAACTTTCAACGTCTTGGAAGCGGCGGTGAATGCAAAAGTCAAAAAAGTAGTCGCCGCCTCCTCTGCCTCGATCTACGGCATGGCAGAAGCATTTCCTACTACTGAGAAGCACCATCCCTACAACAACCGCACGATTTACGGTGCAGCTAAGACTTTTAACGAAGGACTCCTACGCAGCTTCCACGACATGTACGGATTGGATTACGTAGCTTTGCGTTACTTCAACGTCTATGGTCCCCGGATGGATATTTATGGCGTTTACACTGAAGTGCTGATTCGCTGGATGGAACGCATTACCGCAGGTCAAGCACCACTGATTTTTGGTGATGGCAAGCAGACAATGGATTTTGTCTACATCGAAGATATCGCCAGGGCAAATATCTTGGCAGCTAAAGCCGATGTGACGGACGAAGTCTTTAACATTGCTAGCGGTGTGGAAAGCAGTTTGAACGACCTTGCCTACAGTTTGGCTAGAGTCATGGGGTCGGATTTGCAGCCAGAATATGGTGCAGAACGCAAAGTCAACCCCGTACAGCGGCGATTGGCAGATACAAGCAAAGCGAGAGAGTTGCTGGGCTTTGAGGCACAAGTCCCTCTAGAAGAGGGGTTGCGTCAGCTCGTCAAATGGTGGCGCGATGAAAAACAAGCAAAGGAAACAAGTAATGTCTGA
- a CDS encoding acyltransferase → MPVKDDVKFGKNVKIFHPQLVNLYGCTIGDDTKIGTFVEIQKNTVVGSRCKISSHSFLCEGVAIEDEVFIGHGVMFTNDLYPQATNEDGSLQTEADWSIVKTLVKCRASIGSNATILPGVTIGEKAIVGAGAVVTHDVPNYAIVVGVPARIIGDVRDRSQNLELVSKPE, encoded by the coding sequence ATGCCAGTCAAAGATGATGTAAAGTTTGGTAAAAATGTGAAAATTTTTCATCCTCAACTTGTAAATCTTTATGGTTGCACGATTGGTGACGATACTAAAATCGGTACTTTTGTAGAGATTCAGAAAAATACTGTTGTAGGGAGTCGGTGTAAAATTTCATCTCACAGTTTTCTCTGTGAAGGTGTTGCGATCGAGGATGAAGTATTTATTGGTCATGGAGTTATGTTTACTAATGACCTTTATCCGCAAGCCACGAATGAAGATGGAAGCTTGCAAACTGAAGCTGATTGGAGTATAGTCAAAACTTTAGTAAAATGCCGTGCTTCTATTGGTAGTAATGCTACTATCCTACCGGGCGTGACTATTGGAGAAAAAGCGATAGTTGGAGCTGGAGCAGTAGTAACTCATGATGTTCCTAACTATGCAATTGTAGTCGGAGTACCTGCACGTATTATCGGTGACGTGCGCGATCGCTCTCAAAATCTAGAGTTGGTAAGTAAGCCAGAGTAA
- a CDS encoding DegT/DnrJ/EryC1/StrS family aminotransferase, giving the protein MIPFVDLKAQYLSIKNEIDTAVLKALESTQFVLGSEVVALEEEFAHYCSADYGIAVNTGTSALHLALLAAGIGTGDEVITVPFTFVATTAAICYTGAKPVFVDIDPVSYTMDVTQIEAAITPRTKAILPVHLYGQPADMEPILEIARRHGLVVIEDAAQAHRAEYKGQRVGSLGDIGCFSFYPGKNLGACGEGGMVVTNNPEYERQMRMLRDWGQERKYHHVFKGYNYRMDGIQGAILRVKLRHLDAWTEARRAHAARYDKPLANAGVKTPTAMPYSHHVYHVYAVRSQQRDTLQQKLQEKGIQTGIHYPIPVHLQPAYADLGYQAGAFPHSEAASKEVLSLPMYAELTADSQTQIVNAVIAEYV; this is encoded by the coding sequence ATGATCCCATTTGTAGACCTAAAAGCACAATACCTGAGCATTAAAAACGAAATCGATACTGCTGTCCTCAAAGCTTTAGAAAGCACGCAATTTGTGCTAGGTAGCGAAGTTGTCGCTTTAGAAGAAGAGTTCGCTCATTACTGCAGTGCTGACTATGGCATTGCTGTCAATACAGGCACTAGCGCTCTCCACTTAGCATTATTAGCCGCTGGAATTGGCACGGGTGACGAAGTGATTACCGTTCCTTTCACTTTTGTTGCCACCACCGCCGCCATTTGTTACACCGGAGCTAAACCTGTCTTCGTCGATATCGATCCCGTGTCATACACGATGGACGTGACCCAGATTGAAGCAGCCATCACCCCGCGCACCAAAGCAATTCTACCAGTGCATCTGTACGGTCAACCAGCCGACATGGAACCGATTTTAGAAATCGCTCGCCGTCACGGTCTCGTTGTAATTGAAGATGCAGCACAGGCACATAGAGCCGAGTACAAAGGGCAGCGAGTTGGTAGTCTTGGCGACATTGGTTGTTTCAGCTTCTATCCTGGGAAGAACTTAGGGGCATGTGGCGAAGGTGGTATGGTCGTCACCAACAATCCCGAATACGAGCGCCAAATGCGGATGCTACGCGATTGGGGGCAAGAACGCAAGTATCACCACGTCTTTAAGGGATACAACTACCGGATGGACGGCATCCAGGGCGCAATCTTACGGGTGAAGTTACGCCATTTAGATGCATGGACAGAGGCACGCAGAGCGCACGCCGCACGATATGACAAACCGCTAGCAAATGCAGGTGTGAAAACTCCGACGGCGATGCCTTACAGCCATCATGTTTATCATGTCTATGCCGTGCGATCGCAGCAGCGGGACACTTTACAACAAAAGCTGCAAGAGAAAGGGATTCAAACAGGCATTCACTATCCCATTCCGGTACACCTGCAACCAGCTTATGCCGACCTGGGTTATCAAGCTGGCGCATTTCCTCACTCAGAAGCGGCATCAAAGGAAGTTTTATCCTTGCCAATGTATGCAGAATTGACCGCAGATTCACAAACCCAGATTGTCAATGCGGTAATTGCTGAATATGTCTGA
- a CDS encoding glycosyltransferase, which translates to MRKHFEIPACKSCLITEKTPALEAAGFVDMQNCVFADETDVLNKIDYLFQNPEELEKITNAGYQLVHSQHTLKQRDQIFQWFNLNKIIKPGQKIVQNNPFGELTLVEEISGIKSTHIINNTLDKILLHQGDEKLWNGKYDEAESLYLCCLNSLIQMLPEPKLRLAICNLYKGNAREALSWIFQPIECILILNKASEPDPVEWAYLIIILLCQGKLSEATERVNQFPSLYHPELDRVRWAIEVLNNSESQIAIPNQNLSNYRISVHQLPKWSFSDWVTNVCIMLKACKQVTFAEHLTNASGSEGRISKVEVPLQNRHIFNDLLKLVPKMEVRKYNSLLPAPYRIDFRFARRLISKIKSKLKPRIVRVLNVLENSFGYFLPYHLSAFQKDEFFSVVNKLIRDEDIETLLVIGASAGTKTTEMFFTGIRDNPNNIKVFCIELVTTKLQNLKKRCSRDSSIEFYSVLTCQGNASDLKKVSKSTIFPKEVNGNSYQSLLARLRHYNEDTNNIKLAKNTIIKIKERNQIDCFDMILIARPEFDISAGFDEIYGANFVLLEGINSLQNHNLLHRLLA; encoded by the coding sequence GTGCGTAAACATTTTGAAATTCCCGCATGTAAATCTTGTCTAATTACAGAAAAAACTCCAGCTTTAGAAGCTGCTGGCTTCGTTGATATGCAAAATTGTGTTTTTGCTGACGAAACTGATGTATTAAATAAAATTGATTACCTATTTCAAAATCCAGAAGAACTAGAGAAGATTACTAATGCAGGTTATCAACTAGTCCACTCTCAACACACTCTCAAACAACGAGATCAAATATTTCAATGGTTTAATCTGAATAAAATTATCAAACCCGGTCAAAAAATCGTTCAGAATAACCCCTTTGGAGAGCTGACTCTTGTAGAAGAAATTTCAGGAATTAAAAGTACGCATATTATTAATAATACACTTGATAAAATACTTCTCCATCAAGGAGACGAAAAACTCTGGAATGGTAAATATGATGAAGCAGAATCTCTATATTTATGTTGTCTAAATTCTTTAATACAAATGCTACCTGAGCCAAAATTACGTCTAGCGATATGTAACCTCTATAAAGGAAATGCTCGGGAAGCACTCTCATGGATTTTCCAACCAATTGAATGCATACTAATTTTAAATAAAGCTTCAGAACCCGATCCAGTAGAGTGGGCTTACCTGATTATTATCCTCCTTTGTCAAGGAAAGCTAAGCGAGGCAACAGAACGTGTTAATCAGTTTCCGTCACTTTACCATCCCGAACTAGATCGCGTTCGTTGGGCAATTGAGGTTTTAAATAATTCAGAGAGTCAAATCGCTATACCGAACCAGAATTTATCAAACTACCGAATTAGCGTTCACCAATTACCAAAATGGAGCTTTAGCGACTGGGTAACTAATGTTTGTATTATGTTAAAAGCTTGCAAGCAGGTAACTTTTGCAGAACATCTGACTAACGCCTCTGGCTCAGAAGGACGAATTTCCAAAGTAGAAGTACCGTTACAAAACAGACATATTTTTAATGATTTATTGAAGCTCGTTCCTAAAATGGAAGTGAGAAAATATAATAGTTTATTACCTGCTCCCTATCGTATTGATTTCCGATTTGCTAGACGGCTAATATCAAAAATCAAATCTAAGTTAAAACCAAGAATAGTTCGGGTATTAAATGTTTTAGAAAATTCGTTCGGCTATTTTCTACCTTACCATTTGTCGGCATTTCAAAAAGATGAGTTCTTTTCTGTTGTCAATAAACTGATCCGAGATGAAGATATCGAAACATTGTTAGTTATTGGTGCATCTGCCGGAACGAAAACTACTGAGATGTTTTTCACAGGAATTCGAGACAATCCGAATAACATCAAAGTATTTTGTATTGAGCTAGTTACGACGAAGTTGCAAAATTTAAAGAAACGCTGTTCGCGAGACTCTTCGATTGAATTTTATAGTGTTTTAACTTGTCAAGGAAACGCATCTGATTTGAAGAAAGTTTCAAAATCTACTATTTTCCCAAAAGAAGTGAATGGAAATAGTTATCAGTCCTTGTTAGCTCGTTTACGTCACTACAATGAAGATACAAATAATATAAAACTTGCTAAAAATACCATTATAAAAATTAAAGAAAGAAATCAAATCGATTGTTTTGATATGATATTGATCGCTCGTCCCGAATTTGATATTTCTGCTGGATTTGATGAGATTTATGGAGCTAATTTTGTCTTGCTTGAAGGTATTAACTCCTTGCAAAATCATAATTTACTCCATAGATTACTAGCATAA
- a CDS encoding DegT/DnrJ/EryC1/StrS family aminotransferase: MSEQMQNIPIAKPWMGEAEADAAKRAILSGWVTQGPEVAAFEQEFAAYVGAKSACAVSNCTTALHLALLAVGVQPGDEVITVSHSYIATANSIRYCGAIPVFVDIEPHTYNINPTLIEAVVSDCTRAILVVHQMGMPCDLKAIVDVAGRYNLPVIEDAACAIGSEILWEGQWEKIGKPHGDIACFSFHPRKVITTGDGGMLTTSNPEWERQFRLWRQHGMSVPDTIRHGAKQVIFETYPMLGYNYRMTDIQAAVGREQLKRLPEIVARRRYLAQRYQQQLSEVRGLKLPTEPNWAKSNWQSYCVRLPEECHQVQVMQAMLDAGISTRRGIMCAHREAAYQIEAWSCGSDRLIESEQAQDRTIVLPLFHQMTEEEQERAIAVLKTACQA, translated from the coding sequence ATGTCTGAGCAGATGCAGAATATTCCAATTGCCAAACCTTGGATGGGCGAAGCCGAGGCAGATGCTGCTAAGCGAGCGATTTTATCCGGTTGGGTAACGCAAGGACCCGAAGTCGCCGCCTTCGAGCAAGAGTTTGCAGCCTATGTGGGGGCAAAGTCTGCTTGTGCGGTTTCTAACTGTACCACGGCATTACATCTAGCTTTGTTAGCCGTGGGCGTGCAGCCTGGGGATGAGGTCATTACCGTCAGTCATTCTTATATTGCGACTGCCAATAGTATCCGATACTGCGGTGCGATCCCCGTATTTGTCGATATCGAGCCGCATACTTACAACATTAATCCGACTTTAATTGAAGCGGTGGTGAGCGATTGCACCCGCGCGATTCTCGTCGTCCACCAGATGGGAATGCCTTGCGACCTCAAAGCGATTGTGGACGTTGCCGGTCGCTACAATCTACCAGTTATCGAAGATGCAGCCTGCGCCATTGGCAGTGAAATTCTCTGGGAAGGACAGTGGGAAAAAATCGGCAAGCCGCACGGCGATATTGCCTGTTTTTCCTTCCATCCCCGCAAGGTAATTACGACTGGTGATGGTGGAATGCTAACCACCAGCAATCCTGAATGGGAGCGGCAGTTTCGTCTGTGGCGACAACACGGCATGAGCGTTCCCGATACTATACGCCACGGCGCGAAACAAGTGATTTTCGAGACTTACCCGATGTTGGGCTACAACTACCGGATGACTGATATCCAAGCAGCAGTGGGACGGGAACAGCTCAAGCGCTTGCCGGAGATTGTCGCACGCCGCCGCTACTTAGCACAGCGATACCAACAACAGCTCTCAGAGGTGCGGGGCTTGAAATTGCCCACCGAGCCAAATTGGGCAAAAAGTAACTGGCAGAGCTATTGCGTCCGTCTACCAGAGGAATGCCACCAGGTGCAAGTCATGCAGGCGATGTTGGATGCGGGAATTTCCACGCGACGCGGGATTATGTGCGCTCACCGCGAAGCGGCATATCAAATTGAGGCTTGGTCTTGTGGTAGCGATCGCCTCATCGAAAGCGAACAAGCTCAAGATCGGACTATTGTTTTGCCACTTTTCCATCAGATGACTGAGGAGGAGCAGGAGCGGGCGATCGCGGTTTTGAAAACTGCTTGTCAGGCTTGA
- a CDS encoding acyltransferase: MFELDRIRTVQAVHGLKDFQPDPDFEIGLAEYLLNQYGQKGLLELHSRFAIGDGDIDGLMRRAIWRAVAQQFGHGVRIGSGVGFKHLETFEIGDRVFIGSQSYIQGRFDGKCAIGNQVWIGPQSYFDARDLIIEDNVGWGPGAKVLGSTHTGLPVDVPIIQTDLEIKSVKIEAGADIGMNAVVLPGVTIGKGSIVGAGAVVTKNVPPFAIVTGVPARFLRWRDGYESSEDLAKHASSYGV, encoded by the coding sequence ATGTTTGAACTAGATAGGATAAGAACTGTCCAAGCCGTTCATGGCTTGAAAGACTTTCAGCCAGATCCTGATTTTGAAATTGGATTAGCAGAATATCTCCTCAACCAGTATGGACAAAAGGGATTACTTGAGCTGCACTCGCGTTTTGCGATCGGCGATGGAGATATTGATGGACTAATGCGACGAGCTATTTGGCGAGCGGTAGCGCAGCAATTTGGACATGGAGTTCGGATTGGCAGTGGAGTAGGCTTCAAACATTTAGAAACGTTTGAGATTGGCGATCGCGTGTTCATTGGTTCGCAAAGTTACATTCAAGGACGATTTGATGGTAAGTGCGCGATCGGTAACCAAGTTTGGATCGGTCCTCAAAGCTATTTTGATGCGCGTGACTTGATAATTGAAGACAATGTTGGGTGGGGACCAGGTGCAAAAGTTCTAGGTTCAACCCATACTGGATTACCCGTTGACGTTCCCATTATTCAAACAGACCTAGAAATCAAATCAGTCAAAATTGAAGCTGGAGCGGATATTGGTATGAACGCGGTTGTTTTACCTGGAGTCACAATTGGCAAAGGTAGCATTGTTGGTGCGGGCGCAGTTGTTACCAAGAACGTACCACCATTTGCAATTGTTACTGGCGTTCCGGCTCGTTTTCTTCGCTGGCGTGATGGATACGAATCATCAGAGGACTTGGCAAAACATGCAAGTAGCTACGGAGTTTAG
- a CDS encoding polysaccharide ABC transporter ATP-binding protein, translating into MSDSVIRVENLSKKYILGHQKQERYTTLRDTLASGVKSFKHHFLKQRDRRTYNPTREEFWALKDVSFEIKQGEAIGVIGRNGAGKSTLLKLLSRITEPTRGNIVAKGRVASLLEVGTGFHPELTGRENIYLNGSILGMSRAEIKKKFDEIVAFAEIEKFLDTPVKRYSSGMYVRLAFSVAAHLEPEILIVDEVLAVGDSAFQKKCLGKMGDVSNKEGRTVLFVSHSMQAIAQLTQRCILLSKGNVQFDGHSDKAVRLYLTEQKNDSEKLPYYQAPANKTNNYITWMRVHTSEEQGIHCWGKPITFEFAIHITQPHETLWFSFNVVNELQQSVCIFWFYDAKAPFRQEPGTFIVRCEVPKFRLYMGAYTIATWLSEIRSNTILENLSNICHFEVTMHGTEREECQWQSHECMYLEEAVWQTVDKN; encoded by the coding sequence ATGTCAGATTCAGTAATTCGCGTCGAAAATCTAAGTAAAAAATACATTCTCGGTCATCAAAAGCAAGAACGTTACACCACACTGCGAGATACGCTGGCTAGCGGAGTCAAATCTTTTAAACATCACTTTCTAAAGCAGCGCGATCGCAGAACTTATAATCCAACTCGTGAAGAATTTTGGGCATTAAAAGACGTTTCTTTCGAGATTAAACAAGGTGAAGCTATTGGTGTCATTGGACGCAATGGTGCAGGAAAATCGACACTATTAAAACTTTTGAGTCGTATTACTGAACCTACTAGAGGAAATATAGTTGCTAAAGGGCGAGTGGCAAGCTTGCTAGAAGTAGGAACGGGATTTCACCCAGAACTAACTGGACGAGAAAATATTTATCTCAACGGTTCTATTTTAGGCATGAGTAGAGCCGAGATTAAAAAAAAGTTTGATGAAATTGTTGCCTTTGCTGAAATTGAAAAGTTTTTAGATACTCCAGTCAAGCGATATTCTTCTGGAATGTACGTTCGCCTTGCTTTCTCTGTTGCTGCTCACTTGGAACCAGAAATTTTGATTGTGGATGAAGTCTTAGCAGTAGGCGATTCAGCATTTCAAAAGAAATGTTTGGGAAAAATGGGTGATGTATCAAATAAAGAAGGACGCACAGTTTTATTCGTCAGCCATAGTATGCAAGCTATTGCCCAACTGACTCAGCGTTGCATATTGCTTTCCAAAGGGAATGTTCAATTTGATGGTCATAGCGATAAAGCAGTACGCTTATATCTAACTGAGCAAAAAAATGATTCTGAAAAACTTCCTTATTACCAAGCTCCTGCAAACAAAACAAACAACTATATAACCTGGATGCGGGTACATACTTCTGAAGAACAAGGAATTCACTGCTGGGGTAAACCTATTACTTTTGAGTTTGCCATACATATAACTCAACCCCATGAAACTTTGTGGTTCTCTTTTAATGTAGTTAATGAGTTGCAACAATCTGTTTGTATTTTCTGGTTTTACGACGCTAAAGCTCCTTTTCGCCAAGAACCAGGAACGTTTATTGTGCGATGTGAAGTTCCAAAATTCAGATTGTACATGGGTGCGTATACGATCGCGACATGGTTGTCTGAAATTCGGAGCAATACTATATTAGAAAATCTCTCTAATATTTGTCATTTTGAAGTCACGATGCATGGTACTGAACGGGAAGAGTGTCAATGGCAATCTCATGAGTGCATGTATTTAGAAGAAGCAGTTTGGCAAACTGTGGACAAGAATTAA
- a CDS encoding ABC transporter permease, with protein MTNHSQSELIIAAGRTEHQYWKDLWRYRELFYFLAWRDILVRYKQTAIGIAWALVRPFLTMIVFTVVFGKLAKLPAEGVPYPIMVFAAMLPWQFFASALAECSNSLISNANLISKVYFPRLIVPASAVVVSFVDFLVSGMILLGLMAWYNFIPSWQILTLPLFMAIAFVAAIGGGLWLSALNVKYRDFRFIVPFIVQFGLYISPVGFSSSIVPEQWRLIYSLNPMVGVIDGFRWAILGGETQLYWQGFMLSVVLVALLFGSSIWYFRKVERSFADVI; from the coding sequence GTGACAAACCACAGTCAATCTGAATTAATTATTGCAGCTGGTAGAACAGAACACCAGTACTGGAAAGATTTATGGCGCTACCGCGAATTATTTTACTTCCTGGCTTGGCGAGACATTTTAGTGCGTTACAAGCAGACTGCGATTGGTATTGCGTGGGCATTAGTACGCCCATTTTTAACCATGATTGTCTTTACAGTCGTATTTGGCAAACTCGCAAAACTACCTGCTGAGGGCGTACCATATCCAATTATGGTGTTTGCAGCTATGTTACCTTGGCAATTTTTTGCCAGCGCTCTTGCAGAATGTAGTAATAGCCTCATTTCTAATGCTAATTTGATTTCTAAGGTTTACTTCCCCCGTTTAATTGTGCCTGCTAGTGCAGTTGTTGTCAGTTTTGTAGATTTTCTTGTATCAGGCATGATTTTGTTAGGTTTGATGGCATGGTATAACTTTATTCCTTCCTGGCAAATTTTAACGCTGCCATTATTTATGGCGATCGCTTTTGTCGCTGCTATCGGTGGAGGATTATGGCTATCAGCATTGAATGTTAAATATCGTGATTTTCGCTTTATCGTGCCGTTCATCGTCCAGTTTGGTTTGTATATTTCTCCGGTTGGATTTAGTAGCAGCATCGTACCCGAACAATGGCGTTTAATTTATTCACTTAACCCAATGGTGGGTGTTATCGATGGTTTTCGTTGGGCAATTCTTGGTGGAGAGACTCAACTCTATTGGCAAGGATTCATGTTGTCTGTAGTATTAGTAGCTTTACTGTTTGGCAGTAGCATCTGGTATTTTCGCAAGGTAGAGCGATCGTTTGCAGACGTAATTTAA
- a CDS encoding transposase produces the protein MWCEDEAGPFGTAPYPGSNWQPVGKPTRQEHEYIRNGTAKLLTLFHPATGQVRVKGVTSCTNAVLHEWLKQELASVVQSLPTPARLLKPEENQRLWKSWQQGLKVRFTLPHDLPPLRMLLVMDNLVGHKTPQLVLWLCAHGIMPLYTPLGGSWLNMAESIQRILKRRALEGHHPQTAYQIIEWLEATAFGWNQQPTPFVWAGLRAQRRDRARQRFHSLGGSGACTHRPLRRTTIAKNNGNTHTK, from the coding sequence GTGTGGTGCGAAGACGAGGCGGGACCATTTGGCACTGCTCCTTACCCTGGTAGCAATTGGCAGCCAGTAGGTAAACCGACACGGCAAGAACATGAATATATCCGTAATGGCACAGCCAAGCTGTTAACGCTATTCCATCCCGCTACTGGGCAAGTACGAGTTAAGGGTGTTACCAGTTGTACCAATGCTGTGTTGCACGAATGGCTCAAGCAAGAATTAGCTAGTGTTGTACAATCACTGCCAACTCCAGCTCGATTACTCAAGCCTGAAGAAAATCAACGGTTATGGAAAAGTTGGCAGCAGGGGTTGAAAGTACGCTTTACACTCCCACACGACTTACCGCCACTGCGAATGTTGCTAGTGATGGATAACTTGGTCGGACATAAAACTCCCCAGTTGGTATTGTGGCTGTGTGCTCATGGCATCATGCCGCTCTACACACCTCTTGGCGGTAGCTGGCTGAATATGGCTGAGTCGATTCAACGAATTCTCAAACGCCGAGCTCTAGAGGGGCATCATCCGCAAACAGCCTATCAAATTATTGAGTGGTTGGAAGCAACTGCTTTTGGATGGAACCAACAACCAACGCCGTTTGTCTGGGCAGGATTACGAGCGCAACGTCGAGACAGAGCGCGTCAAAGATTTCACTCTCTTGGTGGTTCTGGTGCCTGTACGCATCGTCCTCTTCGGCGGACAACTATTGCCAAAAATAATGGCAACACTCATACCAAATGA
- a CDS encoding Gfo/Idh/MocA family oxidoreductase, translated as MKDTIAIGVIGYGYWGPNLVRNFSEIPGAQVKTVSDFKPELLVKAQTRYPTLKVTTDYQDILKDPKIDAVAIATPVSTHFDLALAALQAGKHVLVEKPMTTSSEQAMRLIEEAQRRNLVLMVDHTFVYTGAVRKMHDLITTKVVGEIYYYDSVRVNLGLFQHDVNVLWDLAVHDLSIMDYLLPYRPYAVSATGISHVPRGPENIAYLTLFFENNLMAHLHVNWLAPVKVRRTLIGGSQRMIVYDDLEPSEKVKIYDKGITLNSNSAESVYQMLIGYRAGDMWAPHLDMTEAIRTEGLHFIDCIKQSDRPISDGEAGLRVVKILEAATQSIKQQGRLIELNTMEVAA; from the coding sequence ATGAAAGATACGATTGCTATAGGTGTAATTGGCTATGGTTACTGGGGACCTAATTTAGTCAGAAATTTCTCTGAAATCCCAGGAGCGCAGGTAAAAACTGTGAGCGATTTTAAACCAGAATTGCTGGTAAAAGCGCAGACACGGTATCCTACCTTGAAAGTCACGACCGATTATCAAGACATATTAAAAGATCCAAAGATCGATGCCGTGGCGATCGCCACACCAGTTTCCACTCACTTCGATTTAGCTCTAGCAGCATTGCAAGCTGGCAAGCACGTCCTGGTAGAGAAACCGATGACGACCTCTTCCGAACAGGCAATGAGGTTAATTGAGGAAGCACAACGGCGCAACCTAGTGTTGATGGTAGATCACACCTTTGTTTACACGGGTGCTGTTCGCAAGATGCACGATCTAATTACGACTAAGGTTGTAGGCGAGATTTATTACTACGATTCGGTGCGCGTTAACCTCGGACTATTTCAGCATGACGTGAACGTATTGTGGGATCTGGCAGTTCACGACCTTTCGATTATGGACTATCTACTGCCATACCGACCTTATGCTGTCTCAGCTACAGGTATTAGCCACGTACCTAGAGGACCGGAAAACATTGCCTACTTAACGTTATTTTTTGAAAACAACTTGATGGCTCATCTCCACGTCAACTGGTTGGCTCCAGTCAAAGTTCGTCGCACGTTAATTGGTGGCAGTCAACGCATGATTGTCTACGATGATTTAGAACCGAGCGAGAAGGTCAAGATTTACGACAAAGGAATTACCCTCAATAGCAACTCTGCCGAAAGCGTATATCAAATGCTGATTGGCTACCGTGCAGGGGATATGTGGGCTCCGCACTTGGATATGACAGAGGCAATACGGACAGAAGGACTGCACTTTATAGATTGTATTAAGCAAAGCGATCGCCCCATTAGTGATGGGGAAGCAGGACTGCGGGTCGTAAAAATTCTGGAAGCTGCTACCCAGTCCATCAAGCAGCAAGGGCGATTAATTGAACTAAACACGATGGAGGTAGCAGCATGA
- a CDS encoding helix-turn-helix domain-containing protein translates to MTRQKKAPLRPLSDEEQTDLKKLSRSQSQSSASVMRAKAILAVALGADYTSAAQLVGLRCGDTVSKWVSRFNVEGLAALQPRHGGGAVVQYSEPEKQRILSEFQRQPERQKEGTATWSVATLQRALRQAPDGLTQISTYTIWQVLKEAGYSWQKSRSWLKTGQVKRIRKGKLVVVTDPDTVAKKN, encoded by the coding sequence ATGACACGGCAAAAAAAAGCACCTTTGCGACCGTTAAGTGATGAAGAACAAACCGACTTGAAAAAACTGAGCCGTTCTCAATCCCAATCATCTGCTAGTGTCATGCGGGCCAAAGCGATTCTAGCCGTGGCTCTTGGGGCTGATTACACGAGTGCAGCGCAGTTAGTAGGATTACGCTGTGGTGATACGGTCAGCAAGTGGGTCAGTCGCTTCAATGTTGAAGGCTTAGCTGCCTTACAGCCTCGACATGGCGGTGGGGCAGTAGTGCAATACAGCGAACCAGAAAAACAACGCATCCTGTCCGAATTTCAGCGTCAACCAGAGCGGCAGAAAGAGGGCACGGCAACCTGGTCAGTAGCTACACTTCAACGGGCTTTGCGTCAGGCTCCTGATGGCTTAACCCAAATCAGTACTTATACAATTTGGCAGGTACTCAAAGAGGCGGGCTATAGCTGGCAAAAGAGCCGCAGTTGGTTAAAAACTGGACAGGTGAAGCGCATACGCAAAGGCAAGCTAGTAGTAGTAACTGACCCAGATACCGTGGCAAAAAAAAACTGA